A window from Neochlamydia sp. AcF84 encodes these proteins:
- the umuD gene encoding translesion error-prone DNA polymerase V autoproteolytic subunit yields MEETKAIQVPASEIQNILKFIQNKFYRLPLYQFRINAGFPSLGEGDIEKRIDLNELLIKEPDVTFLLKVCGDSMINAGIHHNDIIVVDRSIEPSEGKIVIASLNGELTVKRLRRVADRLTLVAENKAYAPIEITEDTELRIWGVAISVIHAL; encoded by the coding sequence ATGGAAGAGACTAAAGCTATTCAAGTGCCAGCAAGTGAGATTCAAAATATTTTAAAATTTATACAAAATAAATTTTATCGCCTGCCTCTTTACCAGTTTCGCATTAACGCCGGATTTCCTTCCTTAGGTGAAGGAGATATCGAAAAAAGAATTGATTTAAATGAACTTTTGATTAAAGAGCCGGATGTCACTTTCCTTTTAAAGGTGTGTGGAGACTCGATGATCAATGCAGGGATTCATCATAATGATATTATAGTCGTTGATCGAAGCATAGAGCCCTCGGAAGGAAAAATTGTTATCGCTTCTTTAAATGGTGAGTTAACTGTCAAGCGCCTACGTCGAGTAGCGGATAGGCTCACGCTAGTGGCTGAAAACAAAGCTTATGCCCCTATTGAAATCACTGAGGATACGGAATTACGCATCTGGGGAGTGGCAATAAGCGTGATTCACGCTCTTTAG